Proteins found in one Quercus robur chromosome 2, dhQueRobu3.1, whole genome shotgun sequence genomic segment:
- the LOC126714310 gene encoding helicase SEN1-like, translating to MENTNVKKEEVAGRSLIDKVFSWSFRDVCNKDLYKNQVQRIPETFLSMTEYMNSFMDPLIEEAHTDLFSNMTAVRRAPVCKIHSVEESKKFKLPKDLFYEIKFNAAEDTKKDTGSYEPEVGDLIALTDFRPKSIDDLDRPTRFYLIAYVYGTKAESSEKLQILASKRIRTEPNMQRNMRENFLGRKRETFPTNKKETLLAVYLMNMTTIVRMWRAVNSDLEGGNRNILNKVVQNNAADEENCTTCFSEGKCSPSNSFICDIISSYNLNNSQEAAVLSCVGLRDCCHQNTVKLIWGPPGTGKTKTVGLLLFVLLKIKCRTLTCAPTNSAVLEVTKRLLSLVRSLKYGKYGLGDIILFGSGERLRIDACDDLRDVFLDYRVNVLRKCFTSSSGWKDCLEVVIRFLENPKLEYNIYFKERKKKNVEVEDECKQEESTSNPVKEDDDTMTFEEFVKRKFSLIGKSLKCCMSDLYTHLPTSLLPLEVVKDMTRALKLLKSLRTLLCSLSTVANEGLEHVLNDFEDIGSSVDCSSKLSITIKECLDVLRSLSHTFSVPNLTEHYAIQKFCLANACLVFCTASSSAKLHTEGMTPLELLVIDEAAQLKECESAVPLQLSGLRHAILIGDERQLPAMVQSKISTNAEFGRSLFERLVMLGHQKHLLDVQYRMHPSISFFPNKEFYNNQISDAPNVIERGYEKRFLQGNMYGSYSFISIDHGKEEFEGGYSPKNMVEAAVVSEIVANLYEEFLVTKKKVSVGVISPYKTQVYAIQEKVKRYSIYSDSGFSVSVRSVDGFQGGEEDVIIISTVRSNDKGSIGFLSDLKRANVALTRARYCLWILGNGTTLLKSDSVWKKLILDARERQCFYNAEEDQKLALAITAALVELGKLDILLNNDSLLFREARWKVIFNNDFKESIQRVRNSEICKEVLYVLQKLSSGWRQPQEERDPIVHDGPSSQLLEMSKVSEQLNLVWNVDCLKEDLNYIQILKVWDVVPLSDIPKLAKRLEILFGRYRVDEMNRCKHICVEGSFVVPRRWPVDSSSCSEPDTVLSLSKDLSSVSLSDKPETSTAIYRNHFKSNMENKSEDVEFKQRWLDD from the exons GTGCAAAGGATTCCAGAGACATTTTTGTCAATGACAGAGTACATGAATTCATTCATGGATCCATTAATTGAGGAAGCCCATACTGATTTATTCTCAAACATGACAGCAGTTCGTCGAGCACCTGTTTGTAAAATACATTCTGTTGaagaatctaaaaaatttaaactccCCAAAGACTTGTTTTatgaaattaaattcaatgcagCTGAAGATACTAAAAAAGATACAGGATCCTATGAACCTGAAGTTGGTGATCTTATTGCCTTGACAGATTTTAGACCAAAATCCATTGATGATTTGGACAGGCCGACAAGATTTTATCTTATTGCTTATGTTTATGGGACTAAAGCTGAAAGTTCTGAAAAGCTCCAAATACTGGCATCAAAGCGTATTAGGACTGAACCAAACATGCAAAGGAACAtgagagaaaattttcttggGAGGAAGAGAGAAACATTTCCTACAAATAAGAAGGAAACACTTCTCGCAGTTTATCTTATGAACATGACAACAATTGTTCGAATGTGGAGAGCAGTGAACTCGGACCTGGAAGGGGGAAACAGGAACATCCTTAATAAAGTAGTGCAAAACAATGCAGCA GATGAAGAAAATTGTACTACATGCTTCTCAGAAGGAAAATGCAGTCCTTCCAATTCGTTTATATGTGATATAATTTCCTCTTATAATCTAAATAATTCGCAAGAAGCTGCAGTTTTAAGCTGTGTTGGTTTGAGGGACTGCTGTCATCAGAATACTGTCAAACTGATATGGGGTCCTCCAGGGACTGGGAAAACAAAGACTGTTGGTTTGTTATTATTTGTTCTCCTTAAAATAAAGTGCAGAACACTAACATGTGCTCCAACTAACAGTGCGGTTTTGGAAGTTACAAAAAGGCTGCTGAGTCTGGTTAGGTCACTAAAGTATGGTAAATATGGGCTTGgagatataattttatttgggaGTGGTGAGCGATTGAGGATTGATGCTTGTGATGATCTTCGTGATGTATTTCTTGACTATCGTGTTAATGTGCTTCGTAAGTGCTTTACTTCATCATCTGGATGGAAAGATTGCTTAGAAGTAGTGATACGTTTTCTTGAGAACCCTAAATTGGAGTACAATATATactttaaagaaagaaagaagaaaaatgttgaGGTTGAGGATGAGTGCAAACAGGAGGAGAGTACTAGCAATCCAGTAAAGGAAGATGATGATACTATGACATTTGAGGAGTTTGTAAAGAGGAAGTTCAGTTTAATTGGTAAGTCACTGAAGTGTTGTATGAGTGATTTATATACACACTTACCAACTTCTCTATTACCATTAGAGGTAGTGAAGGACATGACTAGAGCTCTGAAATTGCTAAAATCTCTTCGAACTTTGTTGTGCAGTCTCAGTACTGTAGCCAATGAAGGGTTAGAACATGTTCTTAATGACTTTGAAGACATTGGAAGCAGTGTTGATTGCTCTTCAAAGTTAAGTATCACCATAAAAGAGTGCCTTGATGTACTAAGGTCTCTTTCTCACACGTTCTCTGTACCAAATTTAACTGAGCACTATgcaatacaaaaattttgtttggcaAATGCATGCTTGGTATTTTGTACCGCATCAAGCTCTGCTAAATTACACACAGAAGGAATGACACCATTGGAATTGTTAGTTATTGATGAAGCTGCTCAACTTAAAGAATGTGAATCAGCCGTTCCTTTACAACTGTCTGGTCTCCGACATGCTATTCTCATAGGAGATGAGAGGCAGCTCCCTGCTATGGTTCAAAGCAAG ATTTCCACGAATGCTGAATTCGGAAGAAGCTTGTTTGAAAGACTAGTCATGTTGGGACACCAGAAACACCTTCTTGATGTCCAATACAGGATGCATCCATCCATCAGCTTCTTTCCAAACAAGGAATTCTATAACAACCAGATTTCAGATGCTCCAAATGTCATAGAAAGAGGGTATGAGAAGCGTTTTCTTCAGGGCAACATGTACGGCTCATACTCTTTTATAAGTATAGATCATGGAAAAGAGGAATTTGAGGGAGGTTACAGTCCGAAGAATATGGTTGAGGCTGCTGTGGTCTCTGAGATAGTTGCAAATCTTTATGAAG AATTTCTTGTCACAAAGAAGAAGGTTAGTGTAGGAGTTATATCACCATATAAAACTCAAGTTTATGCAATTCAAGAGAAAGTCAAAAGATATAGTATATATTCTGACAGTGGCTTCTCTGTGAGTGTTCGCTCTGTTGATGGGTTCCAAGGAGGTGAGGAAGATGTGATAATTATCTCAACTGTAAGAAGTAATGATAAAGGATCAATAGGTTTCCTTTCCGATCTCAAAAGAGCAAATGTGGCCCTGACTCGTGCAAG GTACTGCCTTTGGATATTGGGGAATGGGACGACTTTACTCAAGAGTGACTCTGTTTGGAAGAAGCTAATCCTTGATGCTAGGGAACGGCAGTGTTTCTATAATGCAGAAGAGGACCAAAAGTTGGCTCTGGCTATTACAGCAGCTTTAGTTGAGCTTGGAAAACTTGATATTTTACTCAATAACGACTCTCTACTGTTCAGAGAGGCTAGATGGAAG GTTATCTTCAACAATGATTTCAAAGAGTCTATACAGAGAGTTAGAAATTCAGAGATTTGTAAGGAAGTGCTTTATGTGTTGCAAAAACTTTCAAGTGGTTGGCGTCAGCCTCAGGAGGAGAGAGACCCCATTGTCCATGATGGGCCTTCTTCTCAACTTTTAGAGATGTCCAAGGTCAGCGAGCAACTGAATCTGGTTTGGAATGTAGATTGTCTCAAGGAGGATTTGAATTACATACAGATCTTGAAGGTTTGGGATGTCGTGCCATTATCTGATATACCAAAACTTGCCAAGCGTCTTGAAATCTTATTTGGGAGATATAGAGTGGATGAGATGAATCGCTGCAAACACATATGTGTTGAGGG GAGTTTTGTTGTTCCAAGGAGATGGCCAGTGGATTCAAGTAGTTGCTCAGAACCTGATACTGTGTTGTCTCTCTCAAAGGACCTATCCTCAGTGAGTCTAAGTGATAAGCCAGAAACATCAACTGCAATTTATAG